The proteins below are encoded in one region of Apium graveolens cultivar Ventura chromosome 4, ASM990537v1, whole genome shotgun sequence:
- the LOC141717284 gene encoding ubiquitin-conjugating enzyme E2 14-like, with amino-acid sequence MASASQANLLLQKQLKDLCKNPVDGFSAGLVDETNIFEWSVSIIGPEGTLYQDGFFNAIMKFPEDYPCNPPTVTFTTDIWHPNIYPDGKVCISILHAPGDDPHGYESATERWNPVHTVESILLSIISMLSSPNDESPANVDAAKEWRDRRADFKKRVARCVRRSQEMM; translated from the coding sequence ATGGCTTCAGCATCACAAGCTAACCTTCTTCTCCAAAAACAGCTCAAAGATCTCTGCAAAAACCCGGTAGACGGCTTCTCTGCTGGCCTAGTAGACGAAACAAACATCTTCGAATGGAGTGTTTCGATTATTGGACCAGAGGGAACATTATACCAAGACGGTTTCTTCAATGCTATTATGAAGTTCCCTGAAGATTACCCTTGCAACCCTCCGACCGTTACGTTTACTACAGATATCTGGCATCCGAATATTTATCCGGATGGGAAGGTTTGTATCTCGATACTTCATGCTCCCGGGGATGATCCTCATGGCTATGAGTCTGCTACAGAGCGCTGGAACCCTGTCCATACTGTGGAGAGTATACTTTTGAGTATTATATCCATGTTATCGAGTCCTAATGATGAGTCTCCGGCTAATGTGGATGCTGCTAAAGAATGGAGAGATCGAAGGGCTGATTTCAAGAAGAGAGTTGCTCGTTGCGTGAGGCGCTCGCAAGAGATGATGTAA